A single genomic interval of Xyrauchen texanus isolate HMW12.3.18 chromosome 8, RBS_HiC_50CHRs, whole genome shotgun sequence harbors:
- the LOC127647819 gene encoding protein Wnt-9b-like, protein MCTGLPRTACPLRRLIALCLLLSHAAAYFGLTGREPLVFLPGPFSNEPPSGKAHLKQCEQMTLTRRQKRLCRREPGMAETLRESVRLSFMECRYQFRNERWNCSMDGRESLLKRGFKETAFLLAVSSAALSHALAKACSSGRMERCTCDDTPGLQQREAWQWGVCGDNLKYSTKFLKKFLGQKRVSKDLRAQIDAHNINVGIRAVKSGLKTTCKCHGVSGSCAVRTCWKQLSPFHDTGHLLKYRYDTAVRVHSVTNAATGESELAGPHRHSNTGPRPRPTELVFLEESPSFCRPSRYSPGTASRQCSKDTSCSSLCCGRGYNTALRLTTLSCHCQVRWCCHVECQTCLREEEVYTCKKH, encoded by the exons ATGTGCACCGGGCTTCCGAGGACTGCCTGTCCGCTGCGACGACTTATTGCCCTCTGCCTCCTTCTCTCCCACGCAGCAGCCTATTTCGG ACTTACAGGTCGCGAACCCCTGGTCTTTCTGCCGGGTCCATTCTCTAACGAGCCTCCGAGCGGTAAAGCGCACCTGAAACAATGCGAGCAGATGACTTTGACGCGCCGGCAAAAGCGCCTGTGTCGGCGGGAACCTGGGATGGCGGAGACTCTGAGGGAATCTGTCCGCCTCAGCTTCATGGAGTGCCGCTATCAGTTTCGCAACGAGCGCTGGAACTGCAGCATGGATGGCCGTGAAAGCCTTTTAAAACGAG GTTTTAAAGAGACGGCCTTTCTGCTCGCGGTGTCATCAGCAGCGCTGTCTCACGCGCTGGCCAAAGCGTGCAGCTCAGGGCGGATGGAGCGCTGCACCTGCGATGATACTCCGGGTCTGCAGCAGCGCGAGGCCTGGCAGTGGGGTGTGTGCGGGGACAATCTGAAATACAGCACCAAGTTTCTCAAGAAGTTTCTGGGGCAAAAACGGGTCAGCAAGGACCTGCGTGCCCAGATAGACGCTCATAACATTAACGTCGGTATTCGG GCAGTGAAGAGTGGACTTAAGACTACTTGTAAGTGTCACGGTGTCTCTGGCTCCTGTGCTGTGAGGACATGCTGGAAGCAGCTTTCCCCTTTTCATGACACGGGCCACCTGCTGAAGTATCGTTATGATACCGCAGTTCGTGTGCACAGTGTCACCAATGCCGCCACGGGGGAGTCTGAACTGGCAGGGCCCCATCGTCATAGCAACACAGGTCCCCGGCCACGGCCCACCGAACTGGTGTTTCTGGAGGAGTCACCCAGCTTCTGCAGGCCATCGCGCTATTCGCCCGGAACAGCCAGCAGACAGTGCTCTAAGGACACAAGCTGCAGCAGCCTATGCTGTGGACGTGGCTACAACACAGCCCTGCGACTCACAACCCTCTCTTGCCACTGCCAAGTCCGCTGGTGCTGTCACGTAGAGTGTCAAACATGCCTCAGAGAGGAGGAGGTCTATACCTGCAAGAAACATTGA